A genomic window from Thunnus thynnus chromosome 12, fThuThy2.1, whole genome shotgun sequence includes:
- the LOC137194451 gene encoding neurturin, with the protein MKLWKGATFAFMLCGAALSILLVRNMATIGQFKPKTKYTSSSSSRQSSSSESPSKTSLPSPSSSSSSSSSPSSSAESRSMGGLHRSTRSTDNVNSLLSEFSMMFQSFTEGELQHVVGTLLDRKRQKSRRLGKSQARRTKRARRPKPCSVRELELTVSELGLGYESDETVLLRYCSGKCTAHRRNYDITMEHMMRTGFRKKGRKDKVSNGPCCRPIAFEKDFSFLDNRSRYHTIQNISAKNCGCV; encoded by the exons ATGAAGTTATGGAAAGGTGCTACTTTTGCCTTCATGCTCTGTGGCGCAGCCCTGTCCATCCTCCTCGTTAGAAACATGGCCACTATCGGACAGTTCAAACCAAAGACAAAATAcacatcttcatcctcatcaaGACAGTCTTCATCATCGGAATCACCTTCCAAAACCTCACTGCCATCgccctcatcatcatcatcatcatcatcgtcaccCTCCTCCTCAGCGGAATCGAGGTCGATGGGTGGTCTTCATCGGAGCACCCGCTCAACAGACAACGTGAACTCTCTCCTCTCAGAGT TCTCCATGATGTTCCAGAGCTTCACAGAAGGCGAGTTACAGCATGTGGTGGGGACCTTGCTCGACAGGAAGAGGCAGAAGAGCCGGCGCCTGGGCAAGAGCCAGGCCCGAAGGACTAAAAGAGCCCGGAGGCCTAAGCCCTGCTCTGTGAGGGAGCTGGAGCTGACCGTGAGCGAACTGGGTCTCGGCTATGAAAGCGATGAGACGGTGCTGCTGCGCTATTGCAGTGGCAAATGCACGGCTCACCGGCGCAACTACGACATCACCATGGAGCACATGATGCGGACGGGCTTCAGGAAGAAGGGCCGCAAGGACAAGGTTAGCAACGGCCCCTGCTGCCGGCCGATTGCATTCGAGAAGGACTTTTCTTTCCTGGACAACAGGAGCCGTTATCACACAATACAGAATATTTCGGCGAAGAATTGTGGGTGTGTATGA